The following are encoded together in the bacterium genome:
- a CDS encoding stage 0 sporulation protein has protein sequence MVDPFELEDPPPPPTIAVVGIQFRATGQVADYDAGSIPLRIGDRVLAQVARGSALGTVVVPPHPVDARIARNLPRVQKRADHRELAREDANRRRAADAQRICLHRIHERGMPMKLIKTEVSYDGSKMMFFFFAEDRVDFRDLVRDLAQTLHMRIEMKQIGHRDETKLIGGMGPCGRELCCSSWLREFSSVSVKMAKEQGLSLNPSKLAGMCGRLKCCLRYEYDTYLELGRALPPIGKPVESVKGDGIVLRHNILKQTVLIRRREDDVEVEASLEDLVAKKPDAP, from the coding sequence ATGGTGGACCCCTTCGAGCTCGAGGACCCGCCGCCGCCGCCGACCATCGCGGTGGTCGGCATCCAGTTCCGCGCCACCGGCCAGGTGGCGGACTACGACGCCGGCTCGATCCCGCTGCGCATCGGCGATCGCGTCCTCGCGCAGGTGGCGCGCGGCAGCGCCCTGGGCACCGTGGTCGTGCCGCCGCACCCGGTGGACGCCCGCATCGCCCGCAACCTGCCGCGGGTGCAGAAGCGCGCCGATCACCGCGAGCTGGCGCGCGAGGACGCCAACCGCCGCCGCGCCGCCGATGCGCAGCGCATCTGCCTGCACCGCATCCACGAGCGCGGCATGCCGATGAAGCTCATCAAGACCGAGGTCTCCTACGACGGCTCGAAGATGATGTTCTTCTTCTTCGCCGAGGATCGGGTCGACTTCCGCGACCTCGTCCGCGACCTCGCGCAGACGCTGCACATGCGCATCGAGATGAAGCAGATCGGCCATCGCGACGAGACCAAGCTGATCGGGGGCATGGGCCCGTGCGGCCGCGAGCTGTGCTGCTCGAGCTGGCTGCGCGAGTTCAGCTCGGTGTCGGTGAAGATGGCCAAGGAGCAGGGCCTGTCCCTGAACCCGTCGAAGCTGGCCGGCATGTGCGGGCGCCTGAAGTGCTGCCTGCGCTACGAGTACGACACCTACCTCGAGCTCGGACGGGCGCTGCCGCCGATCGGCAAGCCCGTCGAGTCGGTCAAGGGCGACGGCATCGTGCTGCGCCACAACATCCTCAAGCAGACGGTACTGATCCGCCGCCGCGAGGACGACGTCGAGGTGGAGGCGTCGCTCGAGGATCTGGTGGCGAAGAAGCCCGACGCCCCCTGA
- the metG gene encoding methionine--tRNA ligase, translating to MARVYLTTPIYYVNAEPHLGHTYTTVVADTLARWHRSRGDEVLFVTGTDEHGDKIVQAAAAAGVEPRAYVDRVSALFRRTWDECGIGYDHFIRTTDPEHVACVQDVLRRLHAAGDVYFGSYGGLYCYGCERFYTEKELVDGRCPDHQVAPTYIEEENYFFRMSAYQQRLAEELERAPSRILPDRYRNEVLAMLRGDALGDLCISRPKSRLSWGIELPFDDRYVAYVWCDALTNYLTALRHLRPDAVDAWWPEAQHLIGKDIVKPHGVFWPTMLLSAGLPLYKGLRVHGYWTRGESKMSKSLGNVIRPLDMRQRFGMDAFRYFLLREMAFGQDATFSEDAFVTRVNADLANNLGNLVSRTLAMQQRYFAGAVQPLGAWTPEDRELAASYAAAIAEMPGHMEQLAFHRTLEALWRAIDAANKYIVATAPFTLAKTPATLPRAGAVLHHLLEALFATAVLLRPFLPETSSRMLALLAMPTDAVLPGGDAWWGTTIPDAHVTNKPEILFPRIED from the coding sequence ATGGCCCGCGTCTATCTCACCACGCCGATCTACTACGTCAACGCCGAGCCCCACCTCGGCCACACCTACACCACCGTCGTCGCCGACACGCTGGCGCGCTGGCACCGGTCGCGCGGCGACGAGGTGCTGTTCGTCACCGGCACCGACGAGCACGGCGACAAGATCGTCCAGGCGGCGGCCGCCGCCGGCGTCGAGCCGCGCGCCTACGTCGACCGGGTGAGCGCGCTCTTCCGCCGCACCTGGGACGAGTGCGGCATCGGCTACGACCACTTCATCCGCACCACCGATCCCGAGCACGTCGCCTGCGTGCAGGACGTCCTGCGCCGCCTGCACGCGGCCGGCGACGTGTACTTCGGCAGCTATGGCGGCCTGTACTGCTACGGCTGCGAACGGTTCTACACCGAGAAGGAGCTGGTCGACGGCCGCTGCCCCGATCACCAGGTCGCCCCCACCTACATCGAGGAGGAGAACTACTTCTTCCGCATGAGCGCCTACCAGCAGCGGCTGGCCGAGGAGCTGGAGCGCGCGCCGTCGCGCATCCTGCCCGATCGCTACCGCAACGAGGTGCTGGCCATGCTGCGCGGCGACGCCCTCGGCGACCTCTGCATCTCGCGGCCGAAGAGCCGCCTGAGCTGGGGCATCGAGCTGCCGTTCGACGACCGCTACGTCGCCTACGTGTGGTGCGACGCGCTGACCAATTACCTCACCGCGCTGCGCCACCTGCGCCCCGACGCCGTCGACGCCTGGTGGCCGGAGGCGCAGCACCTGATCGGCAAGGACATCGTCAAGCCGCACGGCGTCTTCTGGCCGACCATGCTGCTGAGCGCCGGCCTGCCGCTGTACAAAGGGCTGCGCGTCCACGGCTACTGGACGCGCGGCGAGAGCAAGATGTCGAAGAGCCTGGGCAACGTCATCCGCCCGCTCGACATGCGGCAGCGCTTCGGCATGGACGCTTTCCGCTACTTCCTGCTGCGCGAGATGGCGTTCGGGCAGGACGCGACCTTCAGCGAGGACGCCTTCGTCACCCGCGTCAACGCCGACCTCGCGAACAACCTGGGCAATCTCGTCAGCCGCACGCTCGCCATGCAGCAGCGCTACTTCGCGGGCGCGGTGCAGCCGCTCGGCGCGTGGACACCCGAGGATCGCGAGCTCGCGGCCAGCTACGCGGCCGCGATCGCCGAGATGCCGGGCCACATGGAGCAGCTCGCCTTCCACCGCACGCTCGAGGCGCTGTGGCGCGCCATCGACGCCGCCAACAAGTACATCGTCGCCACGGCGCCGTTCACGCTCGCCAAGACCCCCGCCACCCTGCCGCGCGCCGGCGCGGTGCTGCACCACCTGCTGGAGGCGCTGTTCGCCACCGCCGTGCTGCTGCGGCCGTTCCTGCCGGAAACCTCGTCCCGCATGCTGGCCCTACTCGCCATGCCGACCGATGCCGTGCTGCCCGGCGGCGACGCGTGGTGGGGCACGACGATTCCGGACGCGCACGTCACCAACAAGCCGGAGATCCTCTTCCCGCGCATCGAAGACTAG
- a CDS encoding TatD family hydrolase, whose product MAWKPLDAVPDLPPLHGAALIDSHCHLDMDFDADRGAVLARARAAGVEAMITIGASGRFDANRAAVEIADANEAVYATVGIHPHEAASLDDAAIAVLGELAAHPKVVGIGETGLDYHYEHAPRPAQRAAFARFLGLARALRKPIVVHLREADDDAVEVLRGERGGEIGGVIHCFSGDAVSVRRFLDLGFHISFSGIVTFKTADALREAARLVPSDRLMLETDAPFLAPVPYRGRRNEPALVAQTAATIAAVRGESIAQVAAATNANTRRLFHLHR is encoded by the coding sequence ATGGCCTGGAAACCGCTCGACGCCGTCCCCGACCTGCCGCCGCTCCACGGCGCGGCGCTGATCGACTCGCACTGCCACCTCGACATGGACTTCGACGCCGACCGCGGGGCGGTGCTGGCGCGCGCCCGCGCCGCCGGCGTCGAGGCGATGATCACCATCGGCGCCAGCGGCCGCTTCGACGCCAACCGCGCCGCGGTCGAGATCGCCGACGCCAACGAGGCGGTCTACGCCACGGTCGGCATCCATCCGCACGAAGCGGCGTCGCTGGACGACGCGGCCATCGCCGTCCTCGGCGAGCTGGCGGCGCACCCGAAGGTGGTGGGGATCGGCGAGACCGGGCTCGACTACCACTACGAGCACGCGCCGCGCCCGGCGCAGCGGGCGGCGTTCGCGCGCTTCCTCGGGCTGGCGCGCGCCCTGCGCAAGCCGATCGTCGTCCACCTGCGCGAGGCCGACGACGATGCCGTCGAGGTGCTGCGCGGCGAGCGCGGCGGGGAGATCGGGGGCGTGATCCACTGCTTCTCCGGCGATGCGGTCAGCGTCCGCCGCTTCCTCGACCTCGGCTTCCACATCTCCTTCAGCGGCATCGTCACCTTCAAGACGGCGGACGCGCTGCGCGAGGCGGCGCGCCTCGTGCCATCGGATCGCCTGATGCTCGAGACCGATGCGCCGTTCCTGGCGCCCGTCCCATACCGGGGCCGCCGCAACGAGCCGGCGCTGGTGGCGCAGACCGCGGCGACCATCGCCGCGGTGCGCGGCGAATCCATCGCGCAGGTCGCCGCCGCGACCAACGCCAACACCCGGCGACTGTTCCATCTCCATCGATGA
- a CDS encoding PAS domain S-box protein, translating to MTWGRGRFSGRATIEQVSRAVGPWLIIRVVEGLIAWLFFNEYFSIQAVRWVVQGAFIAYLLLNLVAVLGYRFGRGSNALIAFDIGVNILTLGLPIAASGGHLSPLMLLLPLKAIAYTLVFGPAVGAIFLAAAATMLGAMEWADREVLISVVPLSDLVKGSFSHVVWFAIVETVVGGPLAAIWLRAALDSVPPRPRLTIDRDANSAAVANALLMVSEAVSSLTRLDEILEKVTEIAPRAIEMDYCGIALWDEDSGQYVRTVASPGAATDGTHLTAEQVPDFEWVRRLGHCVVVPVTESLQVVPTDVPAVLIAPLSSGPRFFGVMELARRSARGSFTQRDMTIADGIARQTAVAIERARLVEDSRRLVRAVESTEEAVLITDAKRRVIFVNPALIRTLGVRREDIMGRDALQIASLDEPLEHFADTLQRRSWRGETTIRRPDGTALPITLNASLIRDSDGRIQGAVVILEDVSEQKRFQEQMQRADRLAAVGELAAGIAHEINNALAAIFGQTEGPELRDPGELREALARVDAQARRIADIVRGVLGFARPRPPSPVAVDLATLTAKTLELVRHDLARQAIRLESVHAPDLPPAEADPQQLQQVLLNLFGNAIQAMAGRRDAWLRVEVASVGDQLALRVSDSGPGIAPDVLPRIFDPFFSTKAEGSGLGLSVSYAIARAHGGDLRVDSTPGVGTTFTLLLPMAARVASSSGFERALLVDDEPDVAEALTAMLVREGLRVVHAATATEGLALLESESWDAVFLDVRLPDLPGPEIYRRLAASNPALAQRVVFVTGGVWRSDSRLRQELPPQPVLAKPCTQDEVRRVLRQLRAQRRQAA from the coding sequence ATGACGTGGGGGCGCGGGCGCTTCAGCGGGCGCGCGACCATCGAGCAGGTCAGCCGAGCCGTCGGCCCGTGGCTGATCATCCGCGTCGTCGAAGGCCTGATCGCCTGGCTGTTCTTCAACGAGTACTTCTCGATCCAGGCGGTCCGCTGGGTGGTGCAGGGGGCCTTCATCGCCTACCTGCTCCTCAACCTGGTGGCGGTGCTCGGCTACCGCTTCGGCCGCGGGTCGAACGCGCTCATCGCCTTCGACATCGGGGTCAACATCCTCACCCTCGGCCTGCCGATCGCGGCCTCGGGCGGACACCTGAGCCCGCTGATGCTGCTGCTGCCGTTGAAGGCGATCGCCTACACCCTGGTCTTCGGGCCGGCGGTCGGCGCCATCTTCCTCGCCGCCGCGGCGACGATGCTCGGGGCGATGGAGTGGGCCGATCGCGAGGTGCTCATCTCGGTCGTCCCCCTGAGCGACCTGGTCAAGGGGAGCTTCAGCCACGTGGTCTGGTTCGCGATCGTCGAGACCGTCGTCGGCGGCCCGCTGGCCGCCATCTGGCTGCGCGCGGCGCTCGACTCGGTGCCGCCGCGGCCGCGGCTGACCATCGACCGCGACGCCAACTCCGCCGCCGTCGCCAACGCGCTGCTCATGGTCAGCGAAGCGGTGAGCAGCCTCACTCGCCTCGACGAGATCCTCGAGAAGGTGACCGAGATCGCGCCCCGCGCCATCGAGATGGACTACTGCGGCATCGCGCTGTGGGACGAGGACAGCGGCCAGTACGTGCGCACCGTCGCCTCGCCGGGCGCGGCCACCGACGGGACGCACCTGACCGCCGAGCAGGTGCCGGACTTCGAGTGGGTGCGCCGGCTCGGCCACTGCGTCGTCGTGCCGGTGACCGAGAGCCTGCAGGTGGTGCCGACCGACGTCCCGGCGGTGCTGATCGCCCCGCTGTCGAGCGGCCCGCGCTTCTTCGGCGTGATGGAGCTGGCGCGCCGCAGCGCCCGCGGCTCGTTCACCCAGCGCGACATGACGATCGCCGACGGCATCGCCCGCCAGACCGCGGTTGCGATCGAGCGCGCCCGCTTGGTGGAGGACAGCCGCCGCCTGGTGCGCGCCGTCGAGAGCACCGAGGAGGCGGTGCTGATCACCGACGCCAAACGGCGGGTGATCTTCGTCAACCCGGCCCTGATCCGCACCCTCGGCGTCCGCCGGGAGGACATCATGGGCCGCGATGCGCTGCAGATCGCCAGTCTCGACGAGCCGCTGGAACACTTCGCGGACACCCTGCAGCGCCGGAGCTGGCGCGGCGAGACGACGATCCGCCGGCCGGACGGCACGGCGCTGCCGATCACGCTCAACGCCAGCCTGATCCGCGACAGCGACGGCCGTATCCAGGGCGCCGTGGTGATCCTCGAGGACGTCTCGGAACAGAAGCGCTTCCAGGAGCAGATGCAACGCGCCGACCGCCTCGCCGCCGTCGGCGAGCTCGCCGCCGGCATCGCGCACGAGATCAACAACGCCCTGGCGGCGATCTTCGGCCAGACCGAAGGGCCGGAGCTGCGGGACCCCGGCGAGCTGCGCGAGGCGCTGGCGCGGGTCGACGCCCAGGCGCGGCGCATCGCCGACATCGTGCGCGGCGTCCTCGGCTTCGCCCGGCCGCGGCCGCCGTCGCCGGTCGCGGTCGATCTGGCGACGCTGACGGCGAAGACGCTCGAGCTGGTGCGCCACGACCTCGCCCGCCAGGCCATCCGCCTCGAGTCGGTCCACGCTCCGGACCTGCCCCCCGCCGAGGCCGACCCGCAGCAGCTCCAGCAGGTCCTGCTGAACCTCTTCGGCAACGCCATCCAGGCGATGGCCGGTCGCCGCGACGCCTGGCTGCGCGTCGAGGTGGCGAGCGTCGGCGACCAGCTCGCGCTGCGCGTCTCCGACAGCGGCCCCGGGATCGCGCCCGACGTCCTGCCGCGCATCTTCGACCCGTTCTTCTCGACCAAGGCGGAAGGCAGCGGCCTCGGCCTGAGCGTCAGCTACGCGATCGCCCGTGCCCACGGCGGCGACCTGCGCGTCGACAGCACGCCCGGGGTGGGCACGACCTTCACCCTGCTGTTGCCCATGGCGGCGCGTGTGGCGAGCAGCAGCGGGTTCGAGCGCGCCCTGCTGGTGGACGACGAGCCCGACGTCGCCGAGGCGCTGACCGCGATGCTCGTGCGCGAGGGCCTGCGCGTCGTCCACGCCGCCACCGCCACCGAGGGTCTGGCGCTGCTCGAGTCCGAATCGTGGGACGCCGTGTTCCTCGACGTCCGGCTGCCGGATCTCCCGGGACCGGAGATCTATCGCCGCCTGGCGGCGTCGAACCCGGCGCTCGCCCAACGCGTCGTCTTCGTCACCGGCGGCGTCTGGCGCAGCGACAGCCGCCTGCGGCAGGAGCTGCCGCCGCAACCGGTGCTCGCCAAGCCCTGCACCCAGGACGAGGTGCGCCGCGTCCTGCGCCAGCTCCGCGCCCAGCGGCGCCAGGCCGCGTGA
- a CDS encoding DUF4921 family protein, with amino-acid sequence MPLEFRKEDGRLVWVRNPFTGTITYFTEVHRKTSGFPRRTQEMPASTPPDWTAAEAARMAELEAARRDCPFCPGNEALTTAEVLRVRPDEVPGAVATGSPWLIRAFRNLFPRIPEICTGGRNESYVVVEDPRHFADDARHHDELLYTALLPPTQFLAMLRADIAVARIAYENPAVRAVLIRKHQGRESGASQPHLHNQVIGTDSSFPPIDQERACGEQHPDIWREILAFAEDEGFLIAERDGCFLYFCPFGIFPRSYEIVCPAIDGPITEVPPATIAAFSALLHQALQLLGPLPLDYEVHDGRGVPLHAHVCARFFPYSNVGGTLNLPSELAPSTAPGRRG; translated from the coding sequence ATGCCGCTCGAGTTCCGCAAAGAGGATGGACGCCTGGTCTGGGTGCGGAACCCGTTCACCGGCACCATCACCTACTTCACCGAGGTGCATCGCAAGACCAGCGGATTCCCGCGCCGCACCCAGGAAATGCCGGCGTCGACCCCGCCCGACTGGACGGCGGCCGAGGCGGCGCGGATGGCGGAGCTCGAAGCGGCGCGGCGCGACTGCCCCTTCTGCCCGGGCAACGAAGCCCTGACCACGGCCGAGGTGCTGCGCGTTCGCCCCGACGAGGTGCCCGGCGCCGTCGCCACCGGCTCGCCGTGGCTGATCCGCGCCTTCCGCAACCTGTTTCCCCGCATTCCCGAGATCTGCACCGGCGGCCGCAACGAGTCCTACGTGGTGGTCGAGGACCCGCGCCACTTCGCCGACGACGCCCGCCACCACGACGAGCTGCTGTACACCGCCCTGCTGCCGCCAACGCAGTTTCTCGCCATGCTGCGCGCCGACATCGCGGTGGCGCGCATCGCCTACGAGAACCCGGCCGTGCGCGCGGTGCTGATCCGCAAGCACCAGGGCCGGGAATCGGGCGCCTCGCAGCCGCACCTGCACAACCAGGTCATCGGCACCGATTCCTCGTTCCCCCCGATCGACCAGGAGCGCGCCTGCGGCGAGCAGCATCCCGACATCTGGCGCGAGATCCTCGCCTTCGCCGAGGACGAGGGATTCCTGATCGCCGAACGCGACGGCTGTTTCCTCTACTTCTGCCCGTTCGGCATCTTCCCGCGCAGCTACGAGATCGTCTGCCCGGCGATCGATGGCCCGATCACCGAGGTGCCGCCGGCGACCATCGCCGCCTTCTCGGCGCTGCTGCACCAGGCGCTGCAGCTCCTCGGCCCGCTGCCGCTCGACTACGAGGTCCACGACGGACGCGGCGTGCCGCTGCACGCGCACGTCTGCGCCCGCTTCTTCCCCTATTCGAACGTCGGCGGCACCCTGAATCTCCCGAGCGAGCTCGCCCCCAGCACGGCTCCCGGACGGCGTGGGTGA
- a CDS encoding SCP2 sterol-binding domain-containing protein, with protein MAVADDIKAIFDAMPTQINADAAKGMNSTIQFKLTGDGGGDYYVEIKDGTAKVSQGSAPSPNMTMTLAAQDYVDLIGGKLNGQMAFMSGKLKIAGDMGLAMKMQTLFKRP; from the coding sequence ATGGCAGTAGCAGACGACATCAAGGCGATCTTCGACGCGATGCCGACTCAGATCAACGCTGATGCGGCGAAGGGCATGAACTCGACCATCCAGTTCAAGCTCACCGGCGACGGCGGCGGCGACTACTACGTCGAGATCAAGGACGGCACGGCCAAGGTGTCGCAGGGCTCGGCGCCCTCGCCCAACATGACCATGACCCTGGCCGCCCAGGACTACGTCGACCTCATCGGCGGCAAGCTCAACGGCCAGATGGCCTTCATGAGCGGCAAGCTGAAGATCGCCGGCGACATGGGCCTGGCGATGAAGATGCAGACGCTGTTCAAGCGTCCGTAA
- a CDS encoding SIS domain-containing protein → MLQDDIRAIFAAAADAQRQFVERHVDALAEVIHVTVAALRNGRTLFFFGNGGSAADAQHLAAEFTNRYLLDRPPLPAIALTTDSSALTSIANDFGYEAVFAKQIEALARPGDVAFAISTSGNAANVLRAVAACRARGVTTVGISGGRGGQLADAVDHLLCVDGTTTTPRVQEAHSVIGHVLCELVERELAASRR, encoded by the coding sequence GTGCTGCAGGACGACATCCGCGCCATCTTCGCCGCCGCTGCCGACGCGCAGCGCCAGTTCGTCGAGCGGCACGTCGACGCCCTGGCGGAGGTGATCCACGTGACCGTCGCGGCGTTGCGCAACGGGCGCACGCTGTTCTTCTTCGGCAACGGCGGCAGCGCCGCCGATGCCCAGCACCTGGCGGCCGAGTTCACCAACCGCTACCTGCTCGACCGGCCGCCGTTGCCGGCGATCGCGCTGACCACCGACAGCTCGGCGCTGACCAGCATCGCCAACGACTTCGGCTACGAGGCGGTGTTCGCCAAGCAGATCGAGGCCCTGGCCCGCCCCGGCGACGTCGCTTTCGCCATCTCCACCAGCGGCAACGCCGCCAACGTGCTGCGCGCCGTCGCCGCCTGCCGGGCGCGCGGCGTGACCACCGTCGGCATCAGCGGCGGTCGCGGCGGCCAGCTCGCCGACGCGGTCGACCACCTGCTCTGCGTCGACGGCACGACCACGACCCCGCGCGTGCAGGAGGCCCACAGCGTCATCGGCCACGTGCTGTGCGAGCTGGTCGAACGCGAGCTGGCGGCGAGCCGGCGCTGA
- a CDS encoding isocitrate lyase/PEP mutase family protein, whose product MTTAQRVRDLAAERRPLVMGGVYDGLTTRLAEQAGFEVLFMGGFSVAATLLGEPDFGYLTQTEMAEAARRVCRLTSRPVLVDADTGYGNPLNVLRTVELYHAAGAAGLFLEDQVWPKRCGHMRGKQVVERREWLAKLKAVVSERDRRDLFLVARTDARAAIGLEEAIARGQAARDLGADAVFIEAPESVAELERIARAIPGPKVANMVEGGRTPLLPPDELHALGFDLIVTPLAALLSAAKAVRETYAELRRAGTMRGQLDRLLSFDEFNALIDLERHYALERRFRDEP is encoded by the coding sequence ATGACGACCGCCCAACGCGTCCGCGATCTCGCCGCCGAACGACGTCCACTGGTGATGGGAGGCGTCTACGATGGCCTCACCACCCGACTGGCCGAGCAGGCGGGCTTCGAAGTCCTGTTCATGGGCGGCTTCAGCGTCGCCGCGACCCTGCTCGGCGAACCGGACTTCGGCTATCTGACGCAGACCGAGATGGCGGAGGCGGCGCGACGCGTCTGCCGCCTGACGAGCCGGCCGGTGCTGGTCGACGCCGACACCGGCTACGGCAACCCGCTCAACGTGCTGCGCACCGTCGAGCTCTACCACGCCGCCGGCGCCGCCGGGCTGTTCCTCGAGGACCAGGTGTGGCCGAAGCGCTGCGGCCACATGCGCGGCAAACAGGTGGTCGAACGCCGCGAGTGGCTCGCCAAGCTGAAGGCGGTGGTCTCCGAACGGGACCGCCGCGATCTGTTCCTGGTCGCCCGCACCGATGCCCGCGCCGCCATCGGCCTCGAGGAGGCGATCGCGCGCGGCCAGGCGGCGCGCGATCTCGGCGCCGACGCGGTGTTCATCGAGGCGCCGGAGTCGGTCGCCGAGCTCGAACGGATCGCCAGGGCCATCCCCGGCCCCAAGGTCGCCAACATGGTCGAGGGCGGGAGGACGCCCCTGCTGCCGCCCGACGAGCTGCACGCCCTCGGCTTCGATCTCATCGTGACGCCGTTGGCGGCGCTCCTGTCGGCGGCCAAGGCGGTGCGCGAGACCTACGCCGAGCTGCGCCGCGCCGGCACCATGCGCGGCCAGCTCGACCGCCTGCTGAGCTTCGACGAGTTCAACGCCCTGATCGACCTCGAGCGCCACTACGCGCTCGAACGCCGCTTCCGCGACGAGCCATGA
- a CDS encoding secondary thiamine-phosphate synthase enzyme YjbQ has translation MTAHTEYLTFSTARRRELINITDRLAQIVERSRIQEGMCLVSAMHITAAIWVNDEEDGLKQDFQQWLDELAPAKPDYLHHRTGEDNADAHLKRTLVHHQVILPITAGRLDLGPWEQVFYAEFDGRRKKRVVVKILGE, from the coding sequence ATGACCGCCCACACCGAGTACCTGACCTTCTCGACCGCCAGGCGACGGGAGCTGATCAACATCACCGACCGGCTGGCGCAGATCGTCGAACGCTCGCGCATCCAGGAGGGGATGTGCCTGGTCAGCGCCATGCACATCACCGCCGCGATCTGGGTCAACGACGAGGAGGACGGCCTCAAGCAGGATTTCCAGCAGTGGCTGGACGAGCTGGCGCCGGCCAAGCCGGACTACCTGCACCACCGCACCGGCGAGGACAACGCCGACGCGCACCTGAAGCGCACACTGGTCCACCACCAGGTGATCCTGCCGATCACCGCCGGGCGCCTCGACCTCGGCCCCTGGGAACAGGTGTTCTACGCCGAATTCGACGGCCGGCGGAAGAAGCGGGTGGTGGTCAAGATCCTCGGCGAGTGA
- a CDS encoding DNA-3-methyladenine glycosylase: MARSGHARGALRARRQHAARAGTGSGSVGGVPGAADPGDADADRDAAVVADPQPVAVAGNASPWDIADAGRRLHRRRPVPARRHRDGARRRACHSGRRAQRWRRRGRHPERSSATRHRRPRRLQRRRGNRQAGDVPRDGTRLARAGAVAHRRRSDRGHRHTVHLHAAHRARRGPGPIPDRLQRRRRFRPQRPGAAPRLHQRGARRIRRAYAHRGAGRDESGGAGHHHASGGATRGRRPCQRRLRGDTRDVGRRLAGRRPAARPSRRGAGVAPAATRRPPPGSTRLVTRRPLSRRFYSRPTLELARALLGNWLCRELDGQIRRGRIVEVEAYTHDAASHARDHRRTPRNAVMFGAAGHAYVYFTYGMHHCVNVVAERDGIPGAVLIRGLDGLGNANGPGRLCRALAIDRALDGVDLTAGERLWIEAGRHREAIVETTRVGIRHAAELPWRFYLLGSPGVSRRDRALEGAAGARRGISRR; the protein is encoded by the coding sequence ATGGCTCGATCTGGTCACGCCCGAGGCGCTCTTCGTGCGCGACGGCAACACGCTGCGCGCGCTGGCACCGGCAGCGGATCCGTCGGCGGCGTGCCCGGCGCCGCCGACCCTGGTGATGCCGACGCGGACCGTGACGCCGCTGTGGTCGCCGACCCCCAGCCGGTCGCCGTTGCCGGCAACGCCTCCCCATGGGACATCGCCGACGCCGGCCGGCGACTGCATCGGCGGCGCCCCGTGCCTGCACGTCGGCACCGCGACGGGGCGCGCCGGCGAGCATGCCACTCTGGTCGTCGCGCTCAGCGGTGGCGGCGACGTGGCCGGCACCCAGAACGATCTTCTGCTACCCGGCATCGCCGGCCTCGACGACTGCAGCGCCGGCGCGGAAACCGGCAAGCAGGCGATGTACCGAGAGACGGAACGCGGCTCGCGCGTGCTGGTGCTGTCGCTCACCGACGTCGATCCGATCGGGGACACCGCCACACTGTACACCTGCACGCTGCGCATCGCGCCCGGCGCGGCCCCGGGCCGATACCCGATCGGCTGCAGCGGCGCCGGCGCTTCCGACCCCAAAGGCCGGGCGCTGCCCCTCGGCTGCACCAGCGGGGCGCTCGTCGTATCCGACGCGCGTACGCCCACCGCGGTGCCGGTCGCGACGAGTCCGGCGGCGCGGGCCACCACCACGCCTCCGGCGGCGCAACGCGCGGACGCCGCCCATGCCAGCGGCGGCTGCGCGGTGACACCCGCGACGTCGGGCGACGCCTGGCCGGTCGGCGCCCTGCTGCTCGCCCATCTCGCCGCGGCGCTGGCGTCGCGCCGGCAGCGACGCGTCGTCCGCCCCCCGGCTCGACCCGACTCGTGACCCGCCGTCCGCTGTCGCGCCGCTTCTACTCGCGTCCGACGCTCGAGCTGGCGCGCGCCCTGCTGGGCAACTGGCTGTGCCGCGAGCTCGACGGCCAGATCCGCCGCGGCCGCATCGTCGAGGTCGAGGCATACACCCACGATGCGGCGTCGCACGCCCGCGACCATCGCCGGACGCCGCGCAACGCCGTCATGTTCGGCGCCGCCGGGCACGCCTACGTCTACTTCACCTACGGCATGCACCACTGCGTCAACGTCGTCGCGGAGCGCGACGGCATTCCCGGCGCGGTGCTGATCCGCGGCCTCGACGGCCTCGGAAACGCCAACGGCCCGGGGCGTCTGTGCCGCGCGCTGGCGATCGACCGGGCGCTCGACGGCGTCGACCTCACCGCCGGCGAGCGCCTGTGGATCGAGGCCGGCCGCCACCGCGAGGCCATCGTCGAGACGACCCGCGTCGGCATCCGCCATGCCGCGGAGCTGCCGTGGCGCTTCTATCTCCTCGGCAGCCCCGGGGTGTCGCGGCGCGACCGCGCCCTGGAGGGCGCCGCCGGTGCGCGCCGCGGGATCAGCCGGCGCTGA